The sequence below is a genomic window from Gavia stellata isolate bGavSte3 unplaced genomic scaffold, bGavSte3.hap2 HAP2_SCAFFOLD_1167, whole genome shotgun sequence.
TGGTGGCCAGAAATGGGAGACGTGTTTTAGGAGTTGACATATCTTCATTAAcactggtggtggtgggaccAAGGGTGTTCTCAGCAGGTTCATGGGTGCTGCTGGGTTGGGGAGATGTGGGTGCGCTGGAGATCGGGGATCTCCGGAGGTGGACCTGgaggatggagagcagcagaACGTGGTCCAGGTGGTGGCCAGAAACAGGAGACGTGTTTTAGGTCTTAATGTTGGGTGATGTGTCTTCGTTAACGGTGTGGCTGGTGGGACCGAGGGTGTTCTCGGCAGGTTCATGGGTGCTACTGGGTTGGGGAGATGTGGGTGCGCTGGAGATTGGGGATCTCCAGAGGTGGACCTGGAGGGTGGAGAGCAGTGGGACGTGGTCCAGGTGGTGGTCAGAAGTAGGAGACATGTTTTGGGGCTTATGTTGGGTGACGTGTCTTCGTTAATGGTGTGGGTGGTGGGACTGAGGGCGTTGTCAGCAGGTTCATGGGTGCTACTGGGTTGGGGAGATGTGGGTGCGCTGGAGATCGGGGATCTCTGGAGGTGGACCTGGAGGGTGAAGAGCAGCAGAACGTGGTCCAGGTGGTGGCCAGAAATGGGAGACGTGTTTTAGGAGTTGACATATCTTCATTAAcactggtggtggtgggaccAAGGGTGTTCTCAGCAGGTTCATGGGTGCTGCTGGGTTGGGGAGATGTGGGTGCGCTGGAGATCGGGGATCTCCAGAGGTGGACCTGGAGGGTGAAGAGCAGCAGAACGTGGTCCAGGTGGTTGCCAGAAACAGGAGACGTGTTTTATGTCTTGACGTTGGGTGACGCGTCTTCGTTAACGCGTGATGGGACCGAGGGTGTTCTCGGTAGATTCATGGGTGCTACTGGGTTGGGGAGATGCCACAGTCCTGCAGGTTGGAGAGCTTCTTCAGAGGAACCTTCAGAGCTGCGCCCGAGTGGTGGAGAGCAACTGGACGTGGTCCAGGTCCACCCAGAGGGGTGGTgggtctccatccttggacCGACCCTCGCCTGGGTTAGATCCTGAGCACCCTGCTTTGGTCGGAGGTGTTTCGGGAGGAAGATTGGTCCAGGAATTGTTGTCACGTAGGACGGAGTCATGGATGGGTGGTgggtctccatccctggagctCCCCAACCATCACCTAGACAAGATCCCAAGTGATCTAATGTGGTTGGAGGTGTTTTGGGAGGAAGATTGGTCCAGGAATTGTTGTCGTGTAGGACAGAGTCGTGGATGGGTGGTgggtctccatccctggagctCCCCAACCATCACCTAGACGAGATCCCAAGTGATCTACTCTGGTCAGAGGTGTTTTGGGGAGGAGATTGCCCTAGGaatttccttctcttgttgTCCCAAGAGGATGGAGCAGTGACCAAGACCTGGATGGGTGGTgggtctccatccttggagctCCCCAACCGTCATCTGGGCGAGATCCCAAGTGATCTACTGTGGTTGGAGGTGTTTTGGGAGGAGGTTGCCCTAGGATCTTCTCTCCCTGTTGTCCCAAGAGGATGGAGCAGTGACTAAGACCTGGATGGGTGGTGTGTGTCCATCCTTGGAGCTCCCCAACCATCGCTTGGACAAGGTCGCGAGTGACCTACTGTGGTTGGAGGTGTTTTGGGAGGAAGATTGGTCCAGGAATTGTGTCGTGTAGGACAGAGTCATGGATGGGTGGTgggtctccatccctggagctCCCCAACCATCACCTAGACGAGATCGCAAGTAATCTACTCTGGTCAGAGGTGTTTTGGGAGGAGGTTGCCCTAGGAATCTTCTCTCCTTGTTGTCCCAAGAGGATGGAGCAGTGACCAAGACCTGGATGGGTGGTgggtctccatccctggagctCCCCAACCATCATCTGGGCGAGATCCCAAGTGATCTACTGTGGTTGGAGGTGTTTTGGGAGGAAGATTGGTCCAGGAATTGTTGTCGTGTAGGACGGAGTCATGGATGGGTGGTgggtctccatccctggagctCCTCAACCGTCATCTGGGCGAGATCCCAAGTGATCTACTGTGGTTGGAGGTGTTTTGGGAGGAAGATTGGTCCAGGAATTGTTGTCGTGTAGGACGGAGTCATGGATGGGTGGTgggtctccatccctggagctCCTCAACCGTCATCTGGGCGAGATCCCAGCTGACCTGCTCTGCTTGGGGCTGTTCTCCGGTGGCCGAGGTTGCCCCTACGGGCCCCCCAAGTCCCCCGGCCACCGCGGTGGTCCCGGCGGTTGCCCCGTTGATGGCCCATCCCCGTTGCAGACCAGAAACCGGACGTGATGTACGCCGACATCGGGGGGATGGACATCCAGAAGCAGGAGGTGCGGGAGGCCGTGGAGCTGCCCCTCACCCACTTCGAGCTCTACAAGCAGGTATGACCCCGTGGCACCCtagggtgggtggggggggacacaaGGGACCTTCGGTGACCCCTGACGTCACCCCTGGGTGTTGTGTCCCCACCCAGATTGGCATTGACCCCCCGCGGGGTGTCCTCATGTACGGACCCCCCGGCTGCGGCAAGACCATGTTGGCCAAAGCCGTGGCCCACCACACCACAGGTTggggggcaccccggggtgctgggggcaccCACGGTGGGTGGTGGGATCCTTGGGTTGGTGTTGAGGGAcctcagggtgctggggtgacCGTTGTGTGGTGGTGGAGGCCCTGGGTTGGTGTTGGGGTACcccggggtggtggtggagacCTCGGGGTGCTGGGGTAACCATTGGGTGTGGGGGGTGTCCTTGATAGCGGTGGGGTCTTTAGGGTGCTGTgggggcaccccagggtgctggtgGGGTCCTTGGAGGTGGTGGGGCACCCCTGGGATGGTCATGGAGTtcttggggtgctgggggcaccCCAGAGCGGTgggggcaccccagggtgctggtgGGCTCCTTGGGGTGGCGGTGGGGTTCTTGGGGTGGCAgtggcaccccagggtgctggtgggctccttggggtgctggtgggctccttggggtgctgggggaacCCTAGGGTGCTAttggggtgctggtgggctccttggggtgctgggggaacCCTAGGGTGCTAttggggtgctggtgggctccttggggtgctggtgggctccttggggtgctgggggaaaCCTAGGGTGCTATAgtggggtgctggtgggctccttggggtgctgggggaacCCTAGGGTGCTAttggggtgctggtgggctccttggggtgctgggggaacCCTAGGGTGCTAttggggtgctggtgggctCCTTGGGGTGCCGGGGGAATCCTAGGGTGCTAttggggtgctggtgggctccttggggtgctgggggaatCCTAGGGTGCTATTGGGGTGCTGGTGGGCcccttggggtgctgggggaaaCCTAGGGTGCTAttggggtgctggtgggctCCTTGGGGTGCTGCGGGAACCCTAGGGTGCTATAgtggggtgctggtgggctCCTTGAGGTGCTGGGAGAACCCTAGGGTGCTAttggggtgctggtgggctCCTTGGGGTGCCGGGGGAACCCTAGGGTGCTAttggggtgctggtgggctCCTTGGGGTGCCGGGGGAACCCTAGGGTGCTAttggggtgctggtgggctccttggggtgctggtgggctCCTTCAGGTGCTGGTGGGCTCTTTGGGGTGCTGGTGACTCCTTGGAGGTCTGGGGGTGCTCCCGGGGgcacccccccacccagccGCAAGGTCCCAgcccccatgggtgcccccaGCCGCCTTCATCCGGGTGGTGGGCTCGGAGTTCGTGCAGAAATACCTGGGAGAGGGTCCCCGCATGGTGCGCGACGTCTTCCGCCTGGCCAAGGAGAACGCCCCCGCCATCATCTTCATCGATGAGATCGACGCCATCGCCACCAAGCGCTTCGACGCCCAGACCGGGGGTGAGGGGACTTGGGGACCTTCTGGTGGGGTTCGGGGACCCCTTGGTGGTCCCTGGGACTTGGGTGGGGGTCAGGGACCCTCTGGAGAACCCCGTGGTGGGGTGTGGGGACCCCTTGGTGGTCCCTGGGGCTTGGGTGGGGGTCAGGGACCCTCTGGAGAACCCCGTGGTGGGGTTCGGGGACCCCTTGGTGGTCTTTGGGACTTGGGTGGGGGTCAGGGACCCTCTGGAGAACCTCGTGGTGGGGTGTGGGGACCCCTTGGTGGTCCCTGGGGCTTGGGTGGGGGTCAGGGACCCTCTGGAGAACCCCGTGGTGGGGTTCGGGGACCCCTTGGTGGTCCCTGGGGCTTGGGTGGGGGTCAGGGACCCTCTGGAGAACCCCGTGGTGGGGTTCGGGGACCCCTTGGTGGTCCCTGGGGCTTGGGGAACCTTCTGGAGAACCCCGTGGTGGGGTGTGGGGACCCCTTGGTGGTCCCTGGGGCTTGGGTGGGGGTCAGGGACCCTCTGGAGAACCCCGTGGTGGGGTTCGGGGACCCCTTGGTGGTCTTTGGGACTTGGGTGGGGGTCAGGGACCCTCTGGAGAACCTCGTGGTGGGGTGTGGGGACCCCTTGGTGGTCCCTGGGGCTTGGGTGGGGGTCAGGGACCCTCTGGAGAACCCCGTGGTGGGGTTTGGGGACCCCTTGGTGGTCCCTGGGGCTTGGGTGGGGGTCAGGGACCCTCTGGAGAACCCCGTGGTGGGGTTCGGGGACCCCTTGGTGGTCCCTGGGGCTTGGGTGGGGGACCTTGGGagggtggtgggtgctggggggtccctggggtgtcAGTCCCCCACCCAccgtgtcccctgtccccaccccacAGCTGACCGGGAGGTTCAGCGCATCCTCCTGGAGCTCCTCAACCAGATGGATGGCTTTGACCAGAACGTCAATGTCAAggtgggggggtcccatgggtgctggggtgggtgctgggggggtgtcaagggtgctgggggggtgtcAAGGGTGCTATGGGGAtcccaggggtgctgggggacacccctgtgtgtcccccccagATGACCCTGATGACAAACCACGGGGACACGCTGCTCCATCCTGGGGTCCcaagggtgctggggcaggtcccatgggtgctgtgggggtcccatgggtgctatgggggtcccaggggtgctggggggggaccTCAGTGTCTGCCCCCCCAAGGTGACCCTGATGACAAACCCTGGGGACACgctgctgtgggtgctgctgcacCCTGGGGtcccaagggtgctgggggtggtCCCATGGGTGCAatgggggtcccatgggtgcaatgggggtcccatgggtgctatgggggtcccatgggtgctatgggggtcccaggggtgcCGGGGAACACCCCTGCATCCCCCCCCAGATAACAACGATGACAAACCACGAGGACGCactgctgtgggtgctggggtgggtcccaagggtgctggggtggtcccatgggtgctctgggggtcccatgggtgctatgggggtcccaggggtgctggggtggtCCCATGGGTGCTATGGGGGTCCCAGGGGCGCTGGGGAACACCCCTACGTCCCCCTGCCCAGATAACCACGATGACAAACCACGGGGACACgatgctgtgggtgctgggggtggtCCCAAGGGTGCTATGGGGGTCCCAAGGGTGCTatgggggtcccaggggtgctctgggggtcccaggggtgtCGGGGAACACCCCTGCGTCCCCCCGCCCAGAGAACCACGATGACAAAACCACGGGGACGCGCTGCGGCGGGTGCTGCTCCACCCTGGGCTCCCACGGGTGCTGGGAGGGGTCCCAGGGTGCCAACGCAGTGACAGTGACACCCATGTCACCCCCTCCGCACTCTCCCACCGCCAGGTGATCATGGCGACGAACCGGGCGGACACCCTGGACCCGGCGCTGCTGCGTCCCGGTCGCCTGGATCGGAAAATCGAGTTCCCGTTGCCCGACCGACGCCAGAAACGTCTCATCTTCTCCACCATCACCGGGAAAATGAACCTCTCCGAGGAGGTCGACCTCGAGGACTGTATCTGGGGACACGTGGGGACACCACGGGGacggggtggggcgggggggacacggggaggTGGGGGACCCCGCCAAGGTGGGATCCCACTCCCTGGGGTGgcctgaggaggaggtggtCACTTGGGGACAGCGGGAACCCCAGGGAGATGTCAGggttggggacatcagggactTTGGGGGACACCAGGAACCTCAGGGAGATGTCGGGGTTGGGGACTTTGGGGGACACCAGGACCCCAGGGAGATGTCGGGGTTGGGGACTTTGGGGGACACCAGGAACCCCAGGCAGATGTCGGGGTTGGGGACACCAGGAACCCCAGGGAGATGTCGGGTTGGGGACCGcatggggacatcagggactTTGGGGGACATTGTGAACCCCAGGGAGATGTTGGGGAGGGTTGGGGACATCGGGAACCCCAGGGAGATGTCGGGGTTGGGGACCGCATGGGGACATCAGGGATTTTGGGGGACATTGTGAACCCCAGGGAGATGTCGGGGAGGgttggggacactggggactTTGGGGGACACCAGGAACCCCAGGGAGATGTTGGGgttggggacattggggactTTGGGGGACATCAGGAACCCCAGGCAGATGTTGGGgttggggacattggggactTTGGGGGACACCAGGAACCCCAGGGAGATGCCAGGGAGGGTTGGGGACATCAGGAACACCAGGGAGATGTCAGggttggggacatcggggactTTGGGGGACACTGGGAACCCCAGGGAGATGTTGGGGTTGGGGACTTTGGGGGACACCAGGAACCCCAGGGAGATGTCAGGGAGGGTTGGGGACACCAGGAACCACAGGGAGATGTCGGGgttggggacattggggactTTGGGGGACACCAGGAACCACAGGGAGATGTCAGGGTTGGGGACCCCATGGGGACACCAGGAACCCCAGGGAGATGTTGGGGAGggttggggacatcagggactTTGGGGGACACCGGGAACCCCGGGGAGATGTTGGGGTTGGGGACcccatggggacatgggggactTTGGGGGACACCAGGAACCCCAGGGAGATGTCGGGGTTGGGGACACCAGGGACTTTGGGGGACATCAGGAACCCCAGGGAGATGTCGGGGTTGGGGACTTTGGGGGACACCAGGAACCCCAGGGAGATGTCGGGGTTGGGGACACTGGGAATCCCAGGGAGATGTCGGGTTGGGGACCGCAGGGAGATGTCAGGGACTTTGGGGGACACCAGGAACCCCAGGGAGATGTCGGGGTTGGGGACCGCATGGGGACATCAGGGATTTTGGGGGACATTGTGAACCCCAGGGAGATGTCGGGGAGGgttggggacactggggactTTGGGGGACACCAGGAACCCCAGGGAGATGTTGGGgttggggacattggggactTTGGGGGACACCAGGAACCCCAGGGAGATGCCAGGGAGGGTTGGGGACATCAGGAACACCAGGGAGATGTCAGggttggggacatcggggactTTGGGGGACACTGGGAACCCCAGGGAGATGTTGGGGTTGGGGACTTTGGGGGACACCAGGAACCCCAGGGAGATGTCAGGGAGGGTTGGGGACACCAGGAACCGCAGGGAGATGTCGGGgttggggacactggggactTTGGGGGACACCAGGAACCACAGGGAGATGTCAGGGTTGGGGACCCCATGGGGACACCAGGAACCCCAGGGAGATGTTGGGGAGggttggggacatcagggactTTGGGGGACACCGGGAACCCCGGGGAGATGTTGGGGTTGGGGACCCcatggggacattggggactTTGGGGGACACCAGGAACCCCAGGGAGGTGTCGGGTTGGGGACCTcatggggacatcagggactTTGGGGGGAACCCCAGGGAGATGCCAGGGAGGGTTGGGGACACCAAGAACCCCAGGGAGATGTCGGGTTGGGGACCCcatggggacattggggactTTGGGGGACACCAGGAACCTCAGGGAGATGCCAGGGAAggttggggacatcggggaccCCAGAGGGACATCGGGGACGTAATGGGGGAGGGGGTCATAGGGACATCGGGGACCCCACGGGGCCATCGGGGACCCTAGAGGCTCTGGCCCCCAGCAGTGCCACCCACGGGTGACACCCCGGGAACAAGGGACCCCcagagtgggctgggggtggcttGGGGACATCGGGGAGGGGACATCGAGGAGGGGGACGTTTCCTTCACCCCCATCCAGACGTGGCACGGCCGGACAAGATCTCGGGGGCCGACATCAACTCCATCTGTCAGGAGGTGGGTGacacggggacacgggggggacacGGGTGCCAT
It includes:
- the PSMC4 gene encoding 26S proteasome regulatory subunit 6B, which produces KLQQELEFLEVQEEYIKDEQKNLKKEFLHAQEEVKRIQSIPLVIGQFLEAVDQNTAIVGSTTGSNYYVRILSTIDRELLKPNASVALHKHSNALVDVLPPEADSSIMMLTSDQKPDVMYADIGGMDIQKQEVREAVELPLTHFELYKQIGIDPPRGVLMYGPPGCGKTMLAKAVAHHTTAAFIRVVGSEFVQKYLGEGPRMVRDVFRLAKENAPAIIFIDEIDAIATKRFDAQTGADREVQRILLELLNQMDGFDQNVNVKVIMATNRADTLDPALLRPGRLDRKIEFPLPDRRQKRLIFSTITGKMNLSEEVDLEDYVARPDKISGADINSICQEGGMLAVRENRYIVLAKDFEKAYKTVIKKDEQEHEFYK